In Topomyia yanbarensis strain Yona2022 chromosome 2, ASM3024719v1, whole genome shotgun sequence, one DNA window encodes the following:
- the LOC131685027 gene encoding uncharacterized protein LOC131685027 has protein sequence MTKANLYLLFGIGLALLPSILGVPIFWYLPWNSWIPTSTTTSRSSASSSSPQTTKAPINASISIGNRMNTTALDDMGTLIENLTINRGRRALPSNESIIQIGNQIIRLPPGNLSNLTISIIDGVPYIGRWPPSTTEKTEEGPSPGLFGRIRTFLDELFKSN, from the exons ATGACTAAAGCTAACTTGTACCTCCTGTTCGGCATCGGCTTGGCGCTG CTCCCATCAATTCTTGGAGTGCCAATCTTCTGGTATCTCCCATGGAACAGCTGGATCCCAACGAGTACAACCACCAGCAGAAGCAGTGCCAGTTCGTCATCACCACAAACAACGAAAGCCCCGATAAATGCTTCAATCTCGATTGGGAACCGGATGAACACTACCGCCCTGGATGACATGGGAACACTGATCGAAAACCTAACCATCAATCGTGGCCGAAGAGCGTTGCCATCGAACGAATCCATCATCCAGATTGGGAATCAAATCATTCGGCTGCCTCCGGGGAACCTCTCCAATTTGACTATCAGCATCATCGACGGAGTGCCTTACATTGGACGGTGGCCTCCGAGCACGACTGAGAAAACCGAAGAAGGCCCCTCGCCAGGACTTTTTGGGCGGATCCGAACTTTTTTGGATGAGTTATTTAAATCGAATTAA